The Chloroflexota bacterium genome contains the following window.
CGCCGTGTCGGCGTTGATTGCTGTCGCTGGACCCATTTTGCGACCTCGCTGCGGGAATGGACAAGCTGCCCGTGTCAGCCTACAGTGCGGGCAACATCGCTTAACGGAGGGCGCCATGAGCGGCGTTCACGACATGGGCGGCAGGCCCAACGACGACCCCATCGACCAGTCGCAGCACATCCTCTCCGATTGGGAGCGGCACACGCACGCGATGGTCGGGGTGCTGCGGGAGAAGCGGCTGATCACCACCGACGAGCTGCGGCGCGGCATCGAGTCCATCGCGCCGCAGGAGTACGAGAGGCTCTCGTACTACGAGCGCTGGTCGGCGTCGCTGGAGACGCTGCTGGTGGAAAAGGGGCTGGTGACGCAGGAGGAGATAGACGCGCGAGCCGAGGGGCTCCGGGAGAAGTGGGGCTAGCATGGCGCGCTTTCAGCCCGGCGACCTAGTGCGGGTGGGCGACGCCCAGATGGACGCTCACCACCGGACGCCCGCCTACATCAAGGGCAGGGTAGGGCGGGTGTATGCGCTGTCCGGGCTGTACCCCAACCCGGAGACGCTGGCCTACGGCGCCGACGGAGAACCGGAGCGCGACCTGTACCTTGTCGAGTTTGATATGAGGGACCTCTGGGGCGAGCGAGCCAACGGGCCTTCGGGCGACAGGCTGCTCGTTGACGTTTATGAGCACTGGCTAGAGCCGGCCGACGCGCCGGGCAGTGATGGAGGAAGGGCATGAGCACTCACACCCACCACGGGCATGGCCACAGCCACGACGGCCACGAGCATGAGGGCATGCTGGAGGACGTCGAACTGAGCGAGCGCGCCCGGCGGGTCCTCGCGATGGAGGAGCTGCTGGCCGAGAAGGGCATCGTCGATCGGACGGAGGTGCAGCGGCTCATCGACTTCCAAGAGGCGCGGTCGCCGGTGGACGGGGCTCGGGTGGTGGCCCGGGCGTGGACGGACCCGGACTACAAGCGCCGGCTGCTGTCGGACCCGGAGGGCGCCCTGCTGGAGCTGGGCTACCCGCTGGTGGGCTCCGCCAAGCTGGCCGTGCTGGAGAACACCGACGCCGTTCACCATCTGGTGGTCTGCACCCTCTGTTCCTGCTACCCGACGTCGCTGCTTGGGTTGCCGCCGGACTGGTACAAGAGCTTTGCCTACCGCTCGCGGGCGGTGGTGAACCCGCGGGGGGTGATGCGTGAGTTCGGGCTGGACGTTGGCGACACCGAGGTGCGCGTCGTGGACAGCGCAGCGGACCTGCGCTACCTGGTGCTGCCGCAGCGGCCGCCGGGGACCGAGGACATGACCGAGGAAGAGCTTGTCGCCCTGGTCACGCGGGACAGCATGATCGGCGTTGGCGTGGCGCTGGCGCCGGTGGCGTAGGGCTCCCGACGCCTTCCGCTACAGGGGAGTGGCCATGCGGTCTGTGTTGTCCATGCCCATCTCCAGGATGCCGAAGATGATCTTCCACTCGCCCTGGCTGCGGTGCAGGCACGGGACGAGGTGGTTACCCGCCTGGTCTCGCCAGAGGGTCCCGGCGAAGACGAGGGTGTAGCGGTTGTACGCCTCCGGGATCATGTCCGGGTGGGCGTGCAGGAACTCGCAGTGGCGTTGCCCGAGCTTGGGCGACATAGACCGCACGCGGTCAACTACGTCGTCACCCACCATGAAGGGCTCATCATCGCCGAAGACCTGCGTTTCGCCGATGGTCTCCGTGGAAAACTCCGCCGGCTCCGACACGTCCTCCAGCAGCTCAAAGCCCTCAGTGGTCTTGTCGTTGACGAAGGGGGCGTTGGGGTTGTAGGAGTCGTCGACGGCGGCTGCGGCGGGGGCTTCAGGGGTGGCGGTCGCGGCAGTCGGGGCCTCACCCACGGGGACGGCCATGCGGTCGGTGCTGTCCATGCCCATCTCCATGATGCCGAAGATAATGGTCCACTCGCCGCGGCTGCGGTGCAGGCACGGGACGAGGTGGTTGCCGGCGCCGTCACGCCAGAGGGTGCCGCCGAAGACGAGGGGGTAGCGGTTGTACTCCTCCGGGATCATCTCGGGGTGGGCCAGCAGGTACTCGCAGTGGCGCTGACCGAGCTTGGGGGACATCGCGCGGACCCGGTCGACAACGTCGTCACCGACGGCGAAGGGTTCGTCGTCGCCGAAAATCTGCATCTCGCCGATGTTCTCGGAGCCGAGGAGGGCGGGCTCGGACACGTCCTCGAGGAGCTCGAAGCCCTCGGCGGTCTTGTCGTTGGCGAAGGGGGCGTTTGGGTCTATGGCGCCGACGGCGGCGACGATGAGGGCAC
Protein-coding sequences here:
- the nthA gene encoding nitrile hydratase subunit alpha, with product MSTHTHHGHGHSHDGHEHEGMLEDVELSERARRVLAMEELLAEKGIVDRTEVQRLIDFQEARSPVDGARVVARAWTDPDYKRRLLSDPEGALLELGYPLVGSAKLAVLENTDAVHHLVVCTLCSCYPTSLLGLPPDWYKSFAYRSRAVVNPRGVMREFGLDVGDTEVRVVDSAADLRYLVLPQRPPGTEDMTEEELVALVTRDSMIGVGVALAPVA